GATCAAAAGAAGCCGACCAGCCTTTTTCGAACACTCCGGCACTGTTGCGGTCATGGATCTCAACCACAACGGCTGCTTTGGGCCATGGGAACCTGAGTACGTGAGGATAGGCCCTCCTGATCTTCTGCGATTCTTCCGTTGTCTGCCACTCCCGAAAAAGGGTGCAATAACTGTGGCTGAAAATAATCTCACCGCTGGAGTCACTCTTCACCACAAATTTGTGGTCGCCGTAGTCGAAAGGGTCTGTCAGATTTAAACGGGATCCACTGTAAAACTGCTCTTTTTTCACGCCGGATAAGGCATAGCTGGTCTCCCCGGCGCTTCCCGAAAACACCAGATCGATCCTCATCACGCCCTGGTCAAAATACTGATCAAAATCCTGGCTCCTGGCAGTTTGAAAAACCAGCAGCAGACAAATGCCTGCCATAAGGGGGGAGATATTTTTCATTCCGGGGAATTTTAGATTTAAAGATCGCAATATAAGTGCTATTCCTGATTTAATATTGATATTTTAGTATCTTATTTGTGCATCAGAAAAAACTTAAATATGATGATTGAAAGATGGATTACCTGGTATATTGAGCTGCTATCCGGAACCGGACTGTCGGAGGGCATGCAGGTTATTATTGAAAATGCCACCGTTATTCTGCTTACAATCATCCTGGCAATCCTGGCCGATTTTATCGTAAAAAGGATGATCATCAGTTCCATCACCAGACTGGCAAAACGGTCGAAGAACGACTGGGACGATGTTTTTGTGAAACGGAGGGTATTTAACCGTTTTGCTCATCTGGCACCGGCCCTGATTGTTTACTATGCGCTTCAGTATATTTTTGAGGCTGAGAAACTGGTCAACTTCCTGGGTAACATCACCCAGGCTTACATGGTACTGGTGGTCCTGCTGGTCATTGATTCTTTACTTAATGCCATCCATGAAATCTACCAGAAACTGCCCATTTCAAAGGGAAGGAACATTAAGGGCTACATGCAGGTGGTGAAGATTGTATTCTATTTCGCCGCAGTGATCCTGATTATTTCCATTTTCAGCGGGAAGGCTCCCAATTCCCTGTTAACGGGTTTGGGTGCGATGGCCGCTGTTTTGATACTGGTCTTTAAGGATACCATCCTGGGATTTGTGGCCAGCATACAGCTTTCGGCCAATCAGATGGTCAATGTGGGCGACTGGATCTCCATGCCCAAATACAATGCCGACGGGGATGTGATCGACATCAGCCTCAATACGGTGAAAGTGCAGAACTGGGATAAGACCATTGCCACTATTCCCACCTATGCCCTGGTTTCCGAATCCTTCAATAACTGGAAGGGGATGGAGAAAAGTGGTGGCCGAAGGATCAAACGCTCCGTAAACATCGATATGAGCAGTGTCACCTTCCTGAATGCTGAACAAATTGAAAAACTTGGCAATTTCCACCTGCTAAAGGATTATATCAGCAGCAAGCAAAAGGAGATTGCCGAATACAACAAATCCCTCAAGCTGGAGGAGGGGGTAGTGACCAACGGACGGAAAATGACCAATCTGGGTACCTTCCGGAAATATCTGGAGGAATACCTGTTGCAGCATCCGAAGATCCATAAGGATATGACCTTCCTGGTCAGGCACCTTCAGCCCACCGACAAAGGTTTGCCACTGGAGATTTATGTCTTCTCCAGGGACCAGGCCTGGGCGAAGTATGAGGCGCTCCAGGCAGATATCTTTGACCATATCCTGGCCATCTTGCCGGAATTTGACCTGCGTATATTCCAGAATCCTACCGGTCAGGATTTTCATAAACTCACCGAATAAAATCAGATGTAAGGGTTTTGGGGGCTAATATGTTTAAAATCACACCTCCGCTTGTTAACTTCTTTCAAATTGTAACTACATTTGAATATTCATAACAGATTATAAATTCGCTTCCGCATGGATGAGACGCATCATATTGACGACCTTGATCGCAAGATCCTCTCCCTGATTACTAAAAATGCCCGCATTCCTTACCTGGAGGTTGCCAGAGAGTGCAAGGTTTCGGGTGCTGCCATTCATCAACGAATCCAGCGCCTTTCTAAACTGGGTGTGATTACCGGATCAGAATTTAGTATCAGCCCGAAAAAGATTGGCTTTAATACCTGCGCCTATGTGGGTATTTTCCTGGACAGTGCCAGCCTGTATCCCCAGGTGGTGGAGCAGCTGAAAGATATTCCCGAAATCACTCAATGCCACTATATTACAGGCGGGTACTCTATCTTTATTAAAATATACACCAGGAACAACGAAGACCTGAAACTTCTTCTGGTCGATAAAGTACAGGCTATCAAGGGTATATCAAGAACTGAAACCTTCATTTCCCTGGAGGAGAGTTTCAACCGGCAGCTCCCCCTGGGATAGGGCCTCCTGAGTTTATTTGCTCCTTTGCCGGAGTGTCTCAAACAGGATCACGCCTGCAGCCACAGACACGTTCAGCGAAGAGATAGAGCCTTTCATCGGGATGGAGATCCAGGAAGCGGCCACCTTAAGCAAGGGGGCGGAGATTCCCGAATCTTCACTTCCCAGAACGATTCCGGCCGGACCGGTCATATCGCTGTCATAAATGGAATCGCTGGCTTTTTCCGTGGCGGCAAACAGTCGCAGTCCGCTATCTGCCAGGAACCTCATTACTGTCAGCAGATCGCGGTGCCGGCATACCGGGATCCGGTGCAGCGCTCCTGCCGAAGTTTTGATGGCATCGGCATTTACAGCCGCGCTTCCCGAGGCAGGAATAACCAGGGCATGAACACCGGCACATTCCGCACTGCGCGCTATCGCGCCGAAATTGCGAACATCTGATATCCCGTCGAGCAGGAGGATCAGGGGGTCCTCCCCTTTTTCAAAAATGGACGGAAGCAGGCTGGTAATATCCGCGTAGGATATCTCCGAAAGGTAAGCGATTACTCCCTGGTGGTTCTTCCCGGTAATCCTGTTCAGTTTTTCCACCGGGACCTGATGAACAGGAATCTCCATCCTGCTCAGAACTGCCAGCAGTTTTTTCAGAAGATCCGATCCTGCTCCTCTTCTTACAAGCACCTTATCCAGATCCTTTCCAGCCTGGACAGCTTCCAGAACCGCATGTATGCCGAAAATATAGTTGTTGTTTTT
This portion of the Bacteroidales bacterium genome encodes:
- a CDS encoding mechanosensitive ion channel, giving the protein MMIERWITWYIELLSGTGLSEGMQVIIENATVILLTIILAILADFIVKRMIISSITRLAKRSKNDWDDVFVKRRVFNRFAHLAPALIVYYALQYIFEAEKLVNFLGNITQAYMVLVVLLVIDSLLNAIHEIYQKLPISKGRNIKGYMQVVKIVFYFAAVILIISIFSGKAPNSLLTGLGAMAAVLILVFKDTILGFVASIQLSANQMVNVGDWISMPKYNADGDVIDISLNTVKVQNWDKTIATIPTYALVSESFNNWKGMEKSGGRRIKRSVNIDMSSVTFLNAEQIEKLGNFHLLKDYISSKQKEIAEYNKSLKLEEGVVTNGRKMTNLGTFRKYLEEYLLQHPKIHKDMTFLVRHLQPTDKGLPLEIYVFSRDQAWAKYEALQADIFDHILAILPEFDLRIFQNPTGQDFHKLTE
- a CDS encoding Lrp/AsnC ligand binding domain-containing protein, whose translation is MDETHHIDDLDRKILSLITKNARIPYLEVARECKVSGAAIHQRIQRLSKLGVITGSEFSISPKKIGFNTCAYVGIFLDSASLYPQVVEQLKDIPEITQCHYITGGYSIFIKIYTRNNEDLKLLLVDKVQAIKGISRTETFISLEESFNRQLPLG
- the rlmB gene encoding 23S rRNA (guanosine(2251)-2'-O)-methyltransferase RlmB — translated: MVKNNNYIFGIHAVLEAVQAGKDLDKVLVRRGAGSDLLKKLLAVLSRMEIPVHQVPVEKLNRITGKNHQGVIAYLSEISYADITSLLPSIFEKGEDPLILLLDGISDVRNFGAIARSAECAGVHALVIPASGSAAVNADAIKTSAGALHRIPVCRHRDLLTVMRFLADSGLRLFAATEKASDSIYDSDMTGPAGIVLGSEDSGISAPLLKVAASWISIPMKGSISSLNVSVAAGVILFETLRQRSK